A genomic window from Pseudonocardia broussonetiae includes:
- the rpmD gene encoding 50S ribosomal protein L30: protein MAKLIITQRKSVIGAKANQRATMLSLGLRKIRQTVEKDDTPQVRGMVHTVRHLVTVEEVNS, encoded by the coding sequence ATGGCGAAGCTGATCATCACCCAGCGCAAGAGCGTCATCGGCGCCAAGGCCAACCAGCGCGCCACCATGCTCTCGCTCGGCCTGCGCAAGATCCGGCAGACCGTCGAGAAGGACGACACCCCCCAGGTGCGCGGCATGGTCCACACCGTGCGCCACCTGGTCACGGTCGAGGAGGTGAACTCGTGA